In Rathayibacter sp. VKM Ac-2762, one DNA window encodes the following:
- a CDS encoding pilus assembly protein CpaE produces MISFELARALRTAGVRWTPRTGDRFRIEREGFDGDVFTVSDMTIEAHEYPSGTVLGFNGTTEWALDSVSLEDSLWLPREDQLRELLRGTFRSLRRLAEPEARFAVEVELGGRARTFEDAAAENAYAEALLALVSSVAVDLDDVDELDAADEPDRAAERA; encoded by the coding sequence ATGATCTCCTTCGAGCTGGCCCGTGCCCTGCGCACGGCGGGCGTGCGCTGGACGCCCCGCACCGGTGACCGCTTCCGCATCGAGCGGGAGGGCTTCGACGGCGACGTCTTCACCGTCAGCGACATGACCATCGAGGCGCACGAGTACCCGAGCGGGACCGTCCTCGGCTTCAACGGCACCACGGAATGGGCACTCGACTCCGTCTCTTTGGAGGACTCGCTCTGGCTGCCGCGGGAGGACCAGCTGCGCGAGCTCCTCCGCGGGACCTTCCGCTCCCTCCGTCGCCTCGCGGAGCCGGAGGCGCGGTTCGCCGTCGAGGTCGAGCTCGGCGGGCGGGCGCGGACCTTCGAGGACGCGGCGGCAGAGAACGCCTATGCGGAGGCGCTGCTCGCGCTGGTCAGCTCGGTCGCGGTCGACCTCGACGACGTGGACGAGCTGGATGCGGCCGATGAGCCCGACCGGGCGGCCGAGCGGGCCTGA
- a CDS encoding 2TM domain-containing protein yields the protein MTNEWGTPDPSARRDRSAEVVPAAASGEEVETARVEDAERALAVREVKRRRDFLGSVGGWASVSAITTAVWVGTGADGYFWPIWPMIGIGIGVVGQAASIWGPARKEITEADIAAEMQRREKRGR from the coding sequence ATGACGAACGAGTGGGGAACTCCGGATCCGTCCGCCCGGCGAGACCGGTCCGCGGAGGTCGTCCCGGCGGCCGCCTCCGGCGAGGAGGTGGAGACCGCCCGCGTCGAGGACGCCGAGCGCGCTCTCGCCGTGCGGGAGGTCAAGCGGCGCCGCGACTTCCTGGGGTCGGTCGGCGGATGGGCGAGCGTCTCGGCGATCACGACCGCCGTCTGGGTCGGCACAGGGGCCGACGGCTACTTCTGGCCGATCTGGCCGATGATCGGGATCGGGATCGGCGTCGTCGGCCAGGCCGCGTCGATCTGGGGTCCCGCCCGCAAGGAGATCACCGAGGCGGACATCGCCGCCGAGATGCAGCGCCGGGAGAAGCGCGGCCGCTGA
- a CDS encoding DNA-formamidopyrimidine glycosylase family protein, with translation MPEGDSVHRLAARLRRAADGRTVLEGELRSGDAAGTSLAGLRILEHDTHGKHLLTRFSGGTTLHTHLRMQGSWTVTAPGRAVPRSVQQDVRVRLRLDDGSTVWGIDLPVVELLATRDEPRAVGPLGPDPLRADWDADEAVRRLSRLPDRPVVAALLDQRCLAGLGNLWANEVCFLRGAWPWRPIGSLDVRALVATAARGLRASVTIPGMFQTTTGDTRRGERHWVAGRAGRPCLRCGTTVLVRDEVRDDPEQRRTWWCPHCQPEQAAAP, from the coding sequence ATGCCCGAGGGAGACAGTGTGCACCGTCTCGCCGCCCGCCTCAGGCGGGCGGCGGACGGTCGCACCGTCCTCGAGGGCGAGCTGCGCTCCGGGGACGCGGCCGGCACCTCCCTCGCCGGGCTGAGGATCCTCGAGCACGACACCCACGGCAAGCACCTCCTCACCCGCTTCTCCGGCGGAACCACCCTGCACACCCACCTGCGGATGCAGGGCTCCTGGACCGTGACCGCTCCCGGCCGAGCGGTCCCCCGCTCGGTGCAGCAGGACGTCCGCGTCCGCCTCCGCCTCGACGACGGCTCGACCGTGTGGGGCATCGACCTCCCGGTCGTCGAGCTCCTCGCCACCCGCGACGAGCCGCGCGCCGTCGGGCCCCTCGGGCCCGACCCGCTCCGCGCGGACTGGGACGCCGACGAGGCCGTCCGGCGCCTCTCCCGCCTCCCGGACCGGCCCGTCGTCGCCGCACTCCTCGACCAGCGCTGCCTCGCGGGCCTCGGCAACCTCTGGGCCAACGAGGTCTGCTTCCTCCGCGGAGCCTGGCCCTGGCGGCCGATCGGCTCCCTCGACGTCCGCGCCCTCGTGGCGACCGCGGCGAGAGGCCTCCGCGCCTCCGTCACCATCCCCGGGATGTTCCAGACCACCACCGGCGACACCCGCCGCGGCGAGCGGCACTGGGTCGCGGGGCGCGCCGGGCGCCCGTGCCTGCGCTGCGGCACGACGGTGCTCGTCCGCGACGAGGTCCGCGACGACCCCGAGCAGCGCCGCACCTGGTGGTGCCCGCACTGCCAGCCGGAGCAGGCGGCCGCCCCCTGA
- the aztA gene encoding zinc ABC transporter ATP-binding protein AztA, translating to MDVSPLPEPPVRLRGAHVDFGSRRALAGVDLDVAARSLTVIAGPNGAGKSTLLEVIAGVRPLTSGTRDVTGAIAFVPQRASIPDRLPVTVRDVVAVGTWGRLGRLRRSDARAADAIAAALERMEIAALAREPFAVLSGGQRQRALLAQGLARGAGLLLLDEPTTGLDSASAERIRSVLRAEADRGATVVCVSHDPSVLADADRVVGLVDGSGGPIRHPRPVRRGRTGRP from the coding sequence ATGGACGTCTCACCCCTGCCCGAGCCCCCGGTCCGCCTCCGAGGCGCTCACGTCGACTTCGGCTCCCGCCGCGCTCTCGCGGGGGTCGATCTCGACGTCGCCGCGCGCTCGCTCACCGTGATCGCCGGGCCGAACGGCGCCGGCAAGTCGACGCTCCTGGAGGTGATCGCGGGAGTGCGTCCACTGACGTCCGGCACGCGGGACGTCACCGGAGCGATCGCCTTCGTGCCGCAGCGGGCGTCGATCCCGGACCGCCTCCCGGTGACGGTGCGCGACGTGGTCGCGGTGGGCACCTGGGGTCGGCTCGGCCGCCTCCGCCGCAGCGACGCGCGCGCGGCGGACGCGATCGCCGCCGCGCTCGAGCGGATGGAGATCGCCGCGCTCGCCCGGGAGCCCTTCGCGGTGCTCTCCGGCGGTCAGCGGCAGCGGGCGCTCCTCGCCCAGGGGCTCGCCCGCGGGGCCGGCCTGCTGCTCCTGGACGAGCCCACCACCGGCCTCGACTCGGCGAGCGCGGAGCGGATCCGGTCGGTCCTGCGCGCGGAGGCGGACCGCGGCGCGACCGTGGTCTGCGTCTCGCACGACCCCTCCGTGCTGGCCGATGCCGACCGCGTCGTCGGACTCGTCGACGGGTCCGGCGGACCGATCCGTCACCCGCGGCCCGTGAGGCGGGGGCGCACGGGCCGTCCGTGA
- a CDS encoding ExeM/NucH family extracellular endonuclease, with translation MPDSPTPPDRRRRRGLGLAALTGLALAAAPLVATSAAASPSGDELVISEVFARGGSAGAAFSNRYVELYNPTAAEIALGGLSIQYRSATGTANPTTTVPLTGSVPAGGHFLLAGASNGTNGAALPTPDQSANGLNMAAAGGTLFLVDGTSALVAPPTGAAAQPDAVIDLVGYGTSNTFESSVATVPSLTQTIARADTATGDTDVNSADFALGAPTPQAAGGGSEPEPTSPPTTTPPTTPPTTPPAEIPAVSIAEIQGTGDASPLVGSTVTTSGVVTARYPSGGYNGYVIQTPGTGGESSRTASDAVFVFSSASVGSVAIGDHLRITGEVSEYNGLTELTPTSAATVVKLDAAAAPVPAAVALHRTAAEREVLESMLIAPQGAYTVTDTFDLNSFGSVGLAAGTSPLLTPTEVARPGSPELAAVVADNAARAITLDDGASINFLGAAANKAIPLPYLTPTAPIRVGAPATFARPVVLDYRNGGWAFQPTTQLTVENAGDVQPATFANTRTAKPEAVGGDLSIASFNVLNYFSTTGDSITGCTFYTDRDGDPVTVNSGCDARGAANADDLERQQAKIVTAINTLGAGVVSLEEIENSAKFGKPRDEALATLTAALNTAAGSEVWAYVPSPAALPALADEDVIRTAFIYKKAVIEPVGESVVLNDTVNFSNARKPLAQEFRLLGDSASEFVAIVNHFKSKGSGSGADADQGDGQGASNASRVKQATALVAFADRLRTEKATELVYLLGDFNAYSKEDPVKVITDAGYIDQGAKDGKYSYSFDGAVGSLDHVFASPAADRTVTGVDTWNINSGESVALEYSRYDYNATIFYDTSAYRSSDHDPVVVGLDLPETQTDPEPEPVTVIDVATTASTKRLAVVRTLTVSAVNNGDETVSIEITTAYGSKTKKTVKPGQSFTVKTVTVFKPIKAGTATIEVTAPDGTERVYKQAYRGA, from the coding sequence ATGCCCGACTCTCCCACCCCGCCCGACCGCCGCCGGAGGCGCGGGCTCGGCCTGGCGGCCCTGACCGGCCTGGCCCTGGCGGCCGCTCCGCTGGTCGCGACCTCCGCCGCGGCCTCGCCCTCGGGCGACGAGCTCGTCATCAGCGAGGTCTTCGCCCGCGGAGGCTCCGCCGGCGCCGCGTTCAGCAACCGCTACGTGGAGCTCTACAACCCCACCGCCGCCGAGATCGCCCTCGGCGGCCTCTCGATCCAGTACCGCTCGGCGACCGGCACCGCGAACCCCACCACGACCGTGCCGCTCACCGGCTCGGTGCCCGCGGGCGGCCACTTCCTGCTCGCCGGCGCCAGCAACGGCACCAACGGCGCGGCCCTGCCGACGCCCGACCAGAGCGCGAACGGCCTCAACATGGCCGCCGCGGGTGGCACCCTCTTCCTCGTCGACGGGACCTCGGCGCTCGTGGCGCCGCCCACCGGCGCCGCCGCCCAGCCGGACGCGGTGATCGACCTCGTCGGCTACGGCACCTCGAACACCTTCGAGTCGTCCGTCGCCACGGTCCCCTCCCTCACCCAGACGATCGCCCGCGCGGACACCGCCACCGGCGACACCGACGTCAACTCGGCCGACTTCGCGCTCGGCGCACCGACCCCGCAGGCCGCAGGCGGAGGATCCGAGCCCGAGCCCACCTCGCCGCCGACGACGACCCCGCCGACCACTCCCCCGACGACCCCGCCGGCCGAGATCCCGGCCGTCTCCATCGCGGAGATCCAGGGCACCGGCGACGCGTCGCCGCTCGTCGGCAGCACCGTCACCACCTCCGGCGTCGTCACCGCCCGCTACCCGTCCGGCGGCTACAACGGCTACGTCATCCAGACCCCCGGCACCGGCGGCGAGAGCTCGCGCACGGCCTCCGACGCCGTCTTCGTCTTCTCCTCCGCCTCCGTCGGGTCGGTCGCGATCGGCGACCACCTGCGCATCACCGGCGAGGTGAGCGAGTACAACGGCCTGACCGAGCTCACCCCGACCTCGGCCGCGACCGTCGTCAAGCTCGACGCCGCCGCTGCGCCGGTCCCGGCCGCTGTCGCGCTCCACCGCACCGCCGCCGAGCGCGAGGTGCTCGAGAGCATGCTGATCGCTCCGCAGGGCGCCTACACCGTCACCGACACCTTCGACCTGAACAGCTTCGGCTCGGTCGGCCTCGCCGCCGGCACGTCCCCGCTGCTCACGCCGACCGAGGTCGCCCGCCCCGGCTCACCGGAGCTCGCCGCCGTCGTCGCCGACAACGCCGCCCGCGCGATCACGCTCGACGACGGCGCCTCGATCAACTTCCTCGGCGCCGCCGCGAACAAGGCGATCCCGCTGCCCTACCTCACCCCGACCGCGCCGATCCGCGTGGGTGCTCCGGCGACCTTCGCCCGCCCCGTCGTCCTCGACTACCGCAACGGCGGCTGGGCCTTCCAGCCCACCACGCAGCTGACCGTCGAGAACGCCGGCGACGTGCAGCCCGCGACGTTCGCGAACACCCGGACCGCGAAGCCCGAGGCCGTCGGCGGCGACCTCTCGATCGCGTCCTTCAACGTGCTCAACTACTTCTCCACCACCGGCGACTCGATCACCGGCTGCACCTTCTACACCGACCGCGACGGCGACCCCGTCACGGTCAACAGCGGCTGCGACGCCCGCGGAGCGGCGAACGCCGACGACCTCGAGCGCCAGCAGGCCAAGATCGTGACCGCGATCAACACCCTCGGCGCGGGCGTCGTCTCGCTCGAGGAGATCGAGAACTCGGCCAAGTTCGGCAAGCCGCGCGACGAAGCCCTCGCCACCCTGACCGCCGCGCTGAACACGGCGGCAGGCTCCGAGGTCTGGGCCTACGTCCCCTCCCCCGCAGCGCTCCCCGCGCTCGCGGACGAGGACGTCATCCGCACCGCCTTCATCTACAAGAAGGCCGTCATCGAGCCGGTCGGCGAGTCCGTCGTGCTCAACGACACGGTGAACTTCTCGAACGCCCGCAAGCCCCTCGCCCAGGAGTTCCGCCTCCTCGGCGACAGCGCCAGCGAGTTCGTCGCGATCGTGAACCACTTCAAGTCGAAGGGCTCCGGATCCGGCGCCGACGCCGACCAGGGCGACGGCCAGGGCGCCTCGAACGCCTCGCGCGTGAAGCAGGCGACCGCCCTCGTCGCCTTCGCCGACCGCCTCCGCACCGAGAAGGCCACCGAGCTCGTCTACCTGCTGGGCGACTTCAACGCCTACTCGAAGGAGGACCCGGTGAAGGTGATCACCGACGCCGGCTACATCGACCAGGGTGCGAAGGACGGCAAGTACTCGTACTCGTTCGACGGCGCGGTCGGCTCGCTGGACCACGTCTTCGCCTCGCCCGCGGCCGACAGGACGGTCACCGGGGTCGACACCTGGAACATCAACAGCGGCGAGTCCGTGGCACTGGAGTACAGCCGCTACGACTACAACGCGACGATCTTCTACGACACCTCGGCGTACCGCTCCAGCGACCACGACCCGGTCGTCGTCGGCCTCGACCTGCCCGAGACCCAGACGGACCCGGAGCCCGAGCCCGTCACGGTCATCGACGTCGCGACCACCGCCTCCACCAAGCGCCTCGCCGTCGTGCGGACGCTGACGGTGTCGGCGGTGAACAACGGCGACGAGACGGTCTCGATCGAGATCACGACGGCGTACGGCAGCAAGACGAAGAAGACGGTCAAGCCCGGCCAGTCGTTCACGGTGAAGACCGTGACCGTCTTCAAGCCCATCAAGGCCGGCACGGCGACGATCGAGGTCACCGCGCCCGACGGCACCGAGCGCGTCTACAAGCAGGCGTACCGCGGCGCCTGA
- a CDS encoding DEAD/DEAH box helicase produces the protein MTSTLLDRMPTPDADGRVDDDAVYLAFTEWAESRGLPLYPAQDESMLEIASGSNLILSTPTGTGKSLVAIGAHAAALASGRRSFYTAPIKALVSEKFFALVDVFGASNVGMVTGDSSVNADAPIICCTAEILANLALRHGEDTPVDQVVMDEFHFYADPARGWAWQVPLLTLPHVQFVLMSATLGDVTALAADLSRRTGRETARVTGVERPVPLHYFYEIAPIHDSIEELLSTNQSPVYVVHFSQAAALERAQALTSANIATREHRDRIAEVIGGFRFTTAFGKTLSRLLRLGIGVHHAGMLPKYRRLVEQLAQQGMLRVICGTDTLGVGINVPIRTVLLTALTKYDGTRTRQLSAREFHQIAGRAGRAGYDTAGTVVVQAPEHESENRKALDKMGDDPKKRRKWVAKRAPQGFVSWGEPSFRKLVDAEPETLTSHMTITSAMLLNVIARGGDAYANVHALIFDNHEPWKRQLQLARRALGIYRTLREAGVVEQSVGADGVTRIRLTVDLQPNFALNQPLSPFALAVFDVLDPESPSFALDVISVLEATLDDPRPILGAQQFQARGEAVAAMKAEGIEYEERMELLESVTHPKPLEELLEATFETYTAAQPWVKDFELSPKSVVRDMYERAMSFGEYTAFYKLSRSEGLVLRYLSDAFRAARQTIPDELKNEELHDLIEWLGELVRQVDSSLVDEWEELVNPALHAADQAIVPPAPRRLTANHRAFRVLVRNEMFRRVTLAALDDHEALGELDATAGFDADAWGAALDDYYDEHDSIGIGPDARGPKMLLVTEEPTQWLVRQILDDPAGDHDWGISATVDLAESDEQGAAVVRVTSVGRLD, from the coding sequence ATGACCTCGACGCTGCTCGACCGGATGCCGACGCCCGACGCGGACGGGCGCGTCGACGACGACGCGGTCTACCTGGCCTTCACCGAGTGGGCGGAGTCGCGCGGCCTCCCGCTCTACCCGGCGCAGGACGAGTCCATGCTCGAGATCGCCTCCGGCTCCAACCTGATCCTCTCGACGCCCACCGGCACCGGGAAGTCGCTCGTCGCGATCGGCGCGCACGCCGCGGCGCTCGCCTCCGGACGCCGCAGCTTCTACACGGCGCCGATCAAGGCGCTCGTCTCCGAGAAGTTCTTCGCGCTGGTCGACGTCTTCGGCGCCTCCAACGTCGGGATGGTCACCGGCGACTCCTCGGTGAACGCCGACGCGCCGATCATCTGCTGCACGGCCGAGATCCTCGCGAACCTCGCGCTCCGGCACGGCGAGGACACCCCGGTCGACCAGGTCGTGATGGACGAGTTCCACTTCTACGCGGACCCGGCGCGCGGCTGGGCGTGGCAGGTGCCGCTGCTCACCCTCCCGCACGTGCAGTTCGTGCTGATGTCGGCGACCCTCGGCGACGTGACGGCGCTCGCCGCCGACCTCAGCCGCCGCACGGGCCGGGAGACCGCCCGGGTCACCGGCGTGGAGCGCCCGGTGCCGCTGCACTACTTCTACGAGATCGCGCCGATCCACGACTCCATCGAGGAGCTGCTCTCGACGAACCAGTCGCCGGTCTACGTCGTGCACTTCTCGCAGGCGGCCGCTCTCGAGCGCGCGCAGGCGCTCACCAGCGCGAACATCGCCACCCGCGAGCACCGCGACCGCATCGCCGAGGTGATCGGCGGCTTCCGCTTCACCACCGCGTTCGGCAAGACCCTCTCCCGGCTGCTCCGGCTGGGGATCGGCGTGCACCACGCGGGCATGCTGCCGAAGTACCGCCGCCTGGTCGAGCAGCTCGCCCAGCAGGGCATGCTGCGCGTGATCTGCGGCACGGACACCCTCGGCGTCGGCATCAACGTCCCCATCCGCACCGTGCTGCTCACTGCGCTGACCAAGTACGACGGCACCCGGACCCGCCAGCTCTCGGCCCGCGAGTTCCACCAGATCGCCGGCCGCGCCGGTCGCGCGGGGTACGACACCGCCGGGACCGTGGTCGTGCAGGCCCCCGAGCACGAGTCCGAGAACCGGAAGGCTCTCGACAAGATGGGCGACGACCCGAAGAAGCGGAGGAAGTGGGTCGCCAAGCGCGCGCCGCAGGGCTTCGTCAGCTGGGGCGAGCCGAGCTTCCGCAAGCTCGTCGACGCCGAGCCCGAGACGCTGACCTCGCACATGACGATCACGTCGGCGATGCTGCTGAACGTGATCGCCCGCGGCGGCGACGCCTACGCGAACGTGCACGCCCTGATCTTCGACAACCACGAGCCGTGGAAGCGGCAGCTGCAGCTCGCCCGCCGGGCGCTCGGCATCTACCGGACGCTGCGGGAGGCGGGCGTGGTCGAGCAGAGCGTCGGCGCCGACGGCGTGACCCGCATCCGCCTGACCGTCGACCTGCAGCCGAACTTCGCGCTCAACCAGCCGCTCTCGCCGTTCGCGCTGGCCGTGTTCGACGTTCTCGACCCGGAGTCGCCGAGCTTCGCGCTCGACGTGATCTCGGTGCTCGAGGCGACCCTCGACGACCCGCGCCCGATCCTGGGGGCCCAGCAGTTCCAGGCCCGCGGCGAGGCCGTCGCCGCGATGAAGGCCGAGGGGATCGAGTACGAGGAGCGGATGGAGCTGCTCGAGTCCGTCACGCACCCCAAGCCGCTCGAGGAGCTCCTCGAGGCGACGTTCGAGACCTACACCGCCGCGCAGCCGTGGGTGAAGGACTTCGAGCTCTCGCCGAAGTCGGTCGTGCGCGACATGTACGAGCGGGCGATGTCCTTCGGCGAGTACACCGCGTTCTACAAGCTCTCCCGCTCGGAGGGACTGGTGCTGCGCTACCTGTCCGACGCGTTCCGCGCGGCCCGGCAGACCATCCCCGACGAGCTGAAGAACGAGGAGCTGCACGACCTGATCGAGTGGCTGGGCGAGCTCGTGCGCCAGGTCGACTCCTCGCTGGTCGACGAGTGGGAGGAGCTGGTCAATCCGGCGCTCCACGCGGCGGACCAGGCGATCGTGCCGCCCGCTCCGCGCCGCCTCACCGCGAACCACCGCGCCTTCCGCGTGCTGGTGCGCAACGAGATGTTCCGCCGGGTGACCCTCGCCGCCCTCGACGACCACGAGGCGCTCGGCGAGCTCGACGCCACCGCCGGCTTCGACGCCGACGCGTGGGGTGCCGCGCTGGACGACTACTACGACGAGCACGACAGCATCGGCATCGGGCCCGACGCCCGGGGGCCGAAGATGCTGCTCGTCACGGAGGAGCCGACGCAGTGGCTCGTGCGGCAGATCCTCGACGATCCGGCCGGCGACCACGACTGGGGGATCTCGGCGACCGTCGACCTCGCCGAGTCGGACGAGCAGGGTGCGGCCGTCGTCCGCGTCACCTCGGTCGGCCGCCTGGATTGA